In Streptomyces sp. 840.1, one DNA window encodes the following:
- a CDS encoding pyridoxamine 5'-phosphate oxidase family protein, producing MAVDVRNPGPEYLAFWREPHVCTLTTLRPDGTPHVVPVCVTYDPEAGLARIITGRHSRKVANILAAGPDGARVAVCQLEGRRWATLEGVARVRTEQDRVDDAVRRKTARYGRAPKPNPDRVAIEITLDRALGRG from the coding sequence ATGGCAGTCGACGTACGCAACCCCGGCCCCGAGTACCTCGCCTTCTGGCGGGAACCCCACGTGTGCACCCTCACGACGCTGCGCCCCGACGGCACGCCGCACGTGGTCCCGGTGTGCGTGACGTACGACCCCGAGGCGGGTCTCGCCCGCATCATCACCGGCCGGCACAGCCGCAAGGTCGCCAACATCCTGGCCGCGGGACCGGACGGCGCACGGGTCGCGGTCTGCCAGCTGGAGGGACGCCGCTGGGCGACCCTGGAGGGCGTCGCCAGGGTGCGCACGGAGCAGGACAGGGTGGACGACGCGGTACGCCGTAAGACGGCCCGCTACGGGCGCGCGCCGAAGCCCAACCCGGACCGCGTCGCCATCGAGATCACCCTGGACCGGGCACTCGGCCGCGGCTGA